Proteins found in one Salminus brasiliensis chromosome 13, fSalBra1.hap2, whole genome shotgun sequence genomic segment:
- the pskh1 gene encoding serine/threonine-protein kinase H1 homolog has product MGCRTSKVLPEPPADVQLDLVKKVEPHQTDVYKNFSVGDVGTDKTGSPSPQGQSRAAAATSAATQSPPSGQAEPADPRRNKVAKYRAKFDPRVTAKYEIKALIGRGSFSRVVRVEHKSTRQPYAIKMIETRYREGREVCESELCVLRRVRHTNIIQLMEVFETVERVYMVMELATGGELFDRIIARGSFTERDATRVLQMVLDGVKYLHTLGITHRDLKPENLLYYHPGADSKIMITDFGLASTRKKGDECLMKTTCGTPEYIAPEILVRKPYTNAVDMWALGVISYILLSGTMPFEDDNRMRLYRQILKGKYSFSGEPWPSVSNLAKDFIDRVLNVDPSERLTAGQALKHPWIVSMAASSSMKNLQRCISQNLLKRASSRCHSTKSAQSTRSSRSTKSSRARRVREKELRELNRRYQQQYNG; this is encoded by the exons ATGGGGTGCAGGACGAGCAAGGTCCTCCCAGAACCACCCGCAGATGTCCAGCTAGACCTAGTGAAAAAGGTAGAGCCTCATCAGACCGATGTCTACAAGAACTTTAGCGTGGGGGATGTTGGCACAGACAAAACGGGCTCACCGTCCCCTCAGGGCCAGAGCCGAGCTGCTGCGGCGACATCCGCCGCCACCCAGTCCCCGCCCAGTGGCCAGGCGGAGCCTGCTGACCCCCGGCGTAATAAGGTGGCCAAATACAGGGCCAAATTTGATCCTCGGGTGACGGCCAAGTATGAGATCAAGGCCCTGATTGGCCGTGGCAGCTTCAGCCGGGTGGTGCGGGTAGAGCACAAAAGCACGCGGCAGCCATACGCCATCAAGATGATCGAGACGCGATACCGTGAGGGCCGCGAGGTGTGCGAGTCAGAGCTGTGCGTGCTGCGCCGTGTGCGCCACACCAATATCATCCAGCTCATGGAGGTGTTTGAGACGGTAGAGCGTGTCTATATGGTGATGGAGCTGGCCACTGGTGGTGAACTGTTTGACCGCATCATCGCCCGTGGCTCCTTCACCGAACGAGACGCCACACGCGTGCTGCAGATGGTCCTGGACGGTGTGAAGTATCTGCACACGCTGGGCATCACACACCGTGACCTAAAGCCTGAGAACTTGCTTTACTACCACCCGGGCGCCGACTCCAAGATCATGATCACCGACTTTGGCCTGGCCAGCACGCGCAAGAAGGGTGACGAGTGCCTGATGAAGACCACTTGCGGCACACCGGAGTACATCGCCCCAGAGATTCTGGTGCGCAAACCTTACACCAATGCTGTGGACATGTGGGCGCTGGGGGTCATCTCCTACATCCTTCTCAGCGGCACCATGCCCTTTGAGGATGACAACCGTATGCGGCTTTACAGACAGATACTCAAAGGGAAATACAGCTTCTCCGGAGAG CCGTGGCCCAGCGTGTCCAACCTCGCGAAGGACTTCATCGACCGTGTGCTGAACGTGGACCCCAGTGAGCGCCTGACGGCGGGCCAGGCACTCAAGCACCCCTGGATTGTCAGCATGGCCGCCTCATCCTCCATGAAGAACCTGCAGCGCTGCATATCCCAAAACCTCCTGAAGAGGGCGTCCTCTCGCTGTCACAGCACCAAGTCAGCTCAGTCCACACGATCCAGTCGCTCCACCAAGTCCAGCAGAGCACGGCGTGTCCGAGAGAAAGAGCTGAGGGAACTCAACCGCCGCTACCAGCAACAATACAACGGCTGA